A DNA window from Porphyromonas gingivalis ATCC 33277 contains the following coding sequences:
- a CDS encoding outer membrane lipoprotein-sorting protein, which yields MTAMVAMVSFSIYAQTGRDIAQRVKDRPDGDTRRSELTMKLINKRGAVRERKLISYSIDMGKDKKDKKTIMFFLYPGDVKGTGFLTWDYDQIGKDDDKWLYLPAMKKTRRISGASAKKDYFMGSDFTYDDMGSRNVDEDTHKLLGEETFDGHKCWKLESTSKDQRDVFSKKIAWIRQDCLIPVRVEYYDRMNRLHRLLELSDIAQIDGFWMAQKMNMSNVQTGHRTVLEIKKPEFNRPIDESKFTVTSLEKGSL from the coding sequence ATGACAGCCATGGTAGCAATGGTCTCTTTCAGCATCTACGCCCAGACAGGGCGCGACATAGCACAGCGCGTAAAAGACCGCCCCGACGGTGATACGCGTCGCTCCGAACTCACTATGAAGCTCATCAACAAACGAGGAGCCGTACGTGAGCGCAAACTCATTTCTTACTCCATTGACATGGGTAAGGATAAGAAAGACAAGAAGACTATTATGTTTTTCCTCTATCCGGGCGATGTCAAAGGCACCGGTTTCCTCACATGGGATTATGATCAGATCGGTAAGGATGATGACAAATGGCTCTACCTGCCTGCTATGAAGAAGACCCGTCGCATCAGTGGAGCATCGGCCAAGAAAGACTACTTCATGGGCAGCGACTTCACCTATGATGACATGGGCAGCCGCAATGTGGACGAGGATACGCACAAGCTCCTCGGTGAAGAGACTTTCGATGGGCATAAATGCTGGAAGCTGGAGTCTACCTCCAAAGATCAGCGCGATGTCTTTTCCAAGAAAATCGCTTGGATCAGGCAGGACTGCCTGATACCTGTCAGAGTGGAATACTATGACAGGATGAACCGCTTGCATCGTCTTTTGGAGCTGTCCGATATTGCCCAAATAGATGGCTTCTGGATGGCGCAAAAGATGAATATGTCCAATGTGCAGACGGGGCATCGAACTGTACTGGAGATTAAGAAACCGGAGTTTAACCGTCCGATCGACGAATCGAAGTTCACTGTTACTTCTCTCGAGAAAGGCTCTCTCTAA